Proteins encoded by one window of uncultured Ilyobacter sp.:
- a CDS encoding HD-GYP domain-containing protein, whose translation MYINSNYREDNRVTGLSSPSEIIGIFQKGYSETLGREKVKRYLLENLLMKLHALDSSEALLHLKMVGEVSALLSRKYGFSEYKVKKIEFFAKIHDLGKIGIPGKILNKPGKLTADEFEVVKEHTEIGYHLINKFGFSKMGENIIRYHHEKWNGNGYRGLVQKEIPIEARILSIADVYDALRMKRTYKEPFSHEKAVEIIRDGRGEDFDPELVDIFLKCHQEIKVMYNTKFN comes from the coding sequence ATGTATATTAATTCAAATTATAGAGAAGACAATAGAGTAACAGGGTTATCAAGTCCTTCTGAAATTATTGGAATCTTTCAAAAGGGTTATAGTGAAACTTTAGGAAGAGAGAAAGTAAAAAGGTACTTATTGGAGAATCTTCTTATGAAGCTTCACGCCTTAGACTCTAGTGAAGCTTTATTACATCTAAAAATGGTGGGAGAGGTTTCAGCTCTGCTTTCTAGAAAATATGGTTTTTCTGAATATAAGGTAAAAAAAATAGAGTTTTTTGCAAAGATACATGACCTGGGAAAAATAGGAATTCCGGGAAAAATATTGAATAAACCTGGAAAACTGACTGCAGATGAATTTGAAGTAGTAAAGGAACATACTGAAATAGGTTATCATCTTATAAATAAATTTGGATTTTCAAAGATGGGGGAAAATATTATAAGATACCACCATGAAAAATGGAATGGCAATGGGTATAGAGGACTTGTCCAAAAGGAGATACCTATAGAGGCTAGAATTCTATCGATTGCAGATGTTTATGATGCTCTCAGAATGAAGAGAACTTATAAGGAGCCATTTAGCCATGAAAAGGCTGTTGAAATTATAAGAGATGGAAGAGGAGAGGATTTTGATCCTGAACTTGTAGATATATTTTTAAAATGCCACCAAGAGATAAAAGTTATGTACAATACAAAGTTCAACTAA
- a CDS encoding XRE family transcriptional regulator has translation MAILSPVEKLITLRKKYKINQKDLAGDQISRSHLAMIETGKNKFNENTAKILVENFNKIFKERNIPETVKLEELMESKKEQIEKLKIDFLKKLEKEDIIEPIISDIESYASEYDIQTKITLYEKIGNIFFEKENFHRAASFYLRILNDLIIIGDSKALGKVSLSLIRIYLQTENFQAAVDLENLIRSEISSFDLAEKSIILFNFGIIFDSLKDHNKALEYFNHVEEYISDSDQYFDVKNYQALSYADLGDYNKAISIYRSLMLKYKETSKKLMISDNLMYISKLENNTDKIKFYMRKCKNIISKENDLNQFYLFGLEQAEFSIAETAALLNKKNESLNFYFKICEDKTPRNVQLKFKAIKSILNMANKKIISEIIKLELLYFKLLERDLELSIGYEFINFYLRENLKKEQEEFIKKIRKFY, from the coding sequence ATGGCAATTTTAAGTCCTGTTGAAAAACTTATAACACTTAGAAAAAAATACAAGATAAACCAAAAAGATCTGGCAGGAGATCAAATTTCTAGAAGTCATCTTGCCATGATAGAAACAGGAAAAAATAAATTCAATGAAAATACAGCTAAGATACTTGTTGAAAATTTCAATAAAATTTTCAAAGAAAGAAATATTCCTGAAACAGTAAAACTAGAAGAGTTGATGGAGAGTAAGAAAGAACAAATTGAAAAATTAAAGATCGACTTCCTAAAAAAACTTGAAAAAGAAGATATTATAGAACCCATCATCTCAGATATTGAAAGTTATGCATCTGAATATGATATCCAGACCAAAATTACCCTTTATGAAAAAATCGGTAATATCTTTTTTGAAAAAGAAAATTTTCATAGGGCTGCAAGTTTTTATTTGAGAATATTAAATGACCTAATTATTATTGGAGATTCCAAAGCACTGGGAAAAGTAAGCTTGAGCTTAATCAGAATATATCTTCAGACTGAAAATTTTCAGGCAGCTGTAGATCTTGAAAATTTAATTAGATCTGAAATCAGTTCTTTCGATTTAGCTGAGAAATCAATTATTTTATTTAATTTTGGAATTATCTTTGATAGCTTAAAAGATCATAATAAGGCTCTGGAATACTTCAATCATGTAGAAGAATACATTTCTGACTCAGACCAATATTTTGACGTTAAAAACTATCAAGCTCTTTCTTATGCTGACCTTGGTGACTATAATAAAGCCATTTCTATATACAGAAGTTTGATGCTTAAATACAAAGAAACTTCAAAAAAATTAATGATAAGCGACAATCTAATGTATATTTCCAAGTTAGAAAACAATACAGATAAGATCAAATTTTATATGAGAAAATGTAAAAATATAATTTCCAAAGAAAATGATTTGAACCAATTTTACCTCTTTGGATTAGAACAGGCTGAATTTTCAATTGCAGAAACAGCAGCACTTCTAAATAAAAAAAATGAATCTCTAAACTTTTATTTTAAAATATGTGAAGACAAGACTCCAAGAAATGTTCAACTAAAGTTTAAGGCTATAAAATCGATCTTAAATATGGCAAACAAAAAAATAATCTCTGAAATTATAAAATTAGAACTGCTCTACTTTAAACTGTTGGAAAGAGACTTAGAACTTTCTATTGGGTACGAGTTTATAAATTTTTATTTAAGAGAGAATTTAAAAAAAGAACAAGAAGAATTTATAAAAAAAATAAGAAAATTTTATTAA
- the udk gene encoding uridine kinase has product MKNCIIIGVAGGSGSGKTTVAKNLVKAFKSEDAVLVAQDAYYKELKEISIQERASVNFDHPDSIEFELLKKDLETLLKNQVIERPIYDFKTHSRKEETVTIHPSKIIIVEGILLFAIPEIRKMFDVKIFVDTDADEMLLRRIERDIHERGRTFESVRDQYLNTVKPMYLEFCEPSKRYADIIIPRGGENKIAVNMVIAKLKRYLQKGAL; this is encoded by the coding sequence ATGAAAAATTGCATCATTATAGGAGTCGCAGGAGGCAGTGGAAGCGGAAAAACCACCGTGGCAAAAAATTTAGTCAAAGCATTTAAATCAGAAGATGCAGTTTTAGTAGCTCAGGATGCTTATTACAAAGAACTTAAAGAAATATCCATTCAAGAAAGAGCCAGTGTAAATTTTGACCACCCTGATTCCATTGAATTTGAGCTTCTAAAAAAAGACTTAGAAACTCTTTTAAAAAACCAAGTTATAGAGAGGCCTATATATGATTTCAAAACTCACTCCAGAAAGGAAGAAACTGTAACCATCCACCCTTCAAAAATAATAATCGTAGAAGGTATTTTATTGTTTGCAATACCTGAAATCAGAAAGATGTTTGATGTAAAAATATTTGTTGACACAGATGCTGATGAGATGCTTTTACGAAGAATTGAAAGAGATATACATGAAAGGGGAAGGACATTTGAATCAGTAAGAGATCAATATTTAAATACAGTAAAACCAATGTACTTGGAATTTTGTGAACCTAGTAAACGATATGCCGACATTATTATCCCAAGAGGTGGAGAAAATAAAATAGCTGTAAATATGGTGATCGCAAAACTTAAACGATATCTTCAAAAAGGAGCCTTATAA
- a CDS encoding exodeoxyribonuclease III produces the protein MKILSWNVNGIRAVEKKGAFQDIFEKLDPDILCLQETKASEDQLTDKIKKIPGYYSFFESAEKKGYSGVALYSKTRPLSVKNMGVDLFDDEGRYIEAKFENFTLINCYFPNSQENGKRLDYKLNFCSDLLDYCNSLVESGENIILCGDYNIAHQEIDLKNPKSNIKNPGFLPEERAWMTKFLNSGYTDIFRYMYPNEIKYTWWSYRFKAREKNIGWRIDYHCVNKDFISSIKKVEILDNITGSDHCPVLIELK, from the coding sequence ATGAAAATTTTATCCTGGAATGTTAATGGAATAAGAGCTGTTGAAAAAAAGGGAGCTTTTCAAGATATTTTTGAAAAGTTAGATCCTGATATTTTGTGCCTTCAGGAAACAAAAGCCTCTGAAGATCAGCTGACAGATAAAATAAAAAAAATTCCTGGTTATTACTCTTTTTTTGAATCAGCAGAAAAAAAAGGTTACAGCGGAGTGGCACTCTATTCAAAAACAAGGCCACTATCTGTAAAAAACATGGGAGTAGATCTCTTTGATGATGAAGGAAGATATATAGAGGCAAAATTTGAAAATTTTACTCTCATAAATTGTTATTTTCCTAATAGTCAAGAAAATGGAAAAAGACTTGATTACAAGTTAAACTTTTGTTCTGATCTTTTAGATTATTGTAACTCTCTTGTAGAAAGTGGGGAAAATATTATTTTATGCGGAGATTATAATATTGCACACCAAGAGATTGATCTTAAAAATCCCAAAAGCAATATAAAAAATCCTGGGTTTTTACCTGAAGAAAGAGCATGGATGACCAAATTTTTAAACTCAGGATATACTGATATTTTTAGATATATGTACCCAAATGAGATAAAATACACATGGTGGTCTTATAGATTCAAAGCAAGAGAAAAAAATATTGGCTGGAGAATAGACTATCACTGTGTTAATAAAGATTTTATATCAAGTATAAAAAAAGTAGAGATTCTTGATAATATAACCGGTTCTGACCACTGCCCGGTTTTAATAGAATTAAAATAG
- a CDS encoding DUF4325 domain-containing protein, producing MTIKIINFIEHDPGVLFNKISENLKKKKKIILDFYSLESLNYTFLEESIGKLLDSYTFESLQFKITFKNVDVGIKEMLTKIIKEKSL from the coding sequence ATGACTATTAAAATTATAAATTTTATAGAACACGATCCTGGGGTACTTTTCAATAAAATTTCCGAGAATTTAAAAAAGAAAAAAAAAATTATTTTAGATTTTTATTCCTTAGAATCTCTTAACTATACTTTTTTAGAAGAAAGTATAGGAAAACTTTTGGACTCTTATACCTTTGAATCCCTGCAATTTAAAATCACTTTTAAAAATGTAGACGTTGGTATCAAAGAGATGCTTACTAAAATTATAAAGGAAAAATCACTATAA
- a CDS encoding LrgB family protein: MKESILYNPLFGIILSLTSYEIGKRIYTKWRYPIFNPLMIAITLTILFLLKFNIPYEAYSRGGDIIMFFLGPATVVLGVSLYKNSQRLKEYFLPILAGVIAGSFTAIVSVIILGKALGLKKELILSMIPKSITTPIGIELSRSLGGNPSVTVIGIMITGITGAIFSPFICKFFKIENKISKGIGIGTASHAVGTSKAIEMGEVEGAMSGLAIGMAGLVTIFLVPILIKFLI, translated from the coding sequence ATGAAGGAATCTATCTTATATAATCCTTTATTTGGAATAATTTTAAGCCTTACCTCTTATGAAATAGGCAAAAGAATTTATACTAAATGGAGATATCCAATATTCAACCCTCTTATGATAGCAATTACGTTAACAATTTTGTTTCTTTTAAAATTTAATATCCCTTATGAAGCTTATTCTAGAGGTGGAGACATAATAATGTTTTTTTTAGGACCTGCAACGGTTGTTTTAGGAGTTTCTTTGTATAAAAATAGTCAAAGATTAAAGGAATATTTTTTACCAATACTAGCAGGAGTTATAGCAGGTTCATTCACAGCTATAGTATCTGTAATAATTTTGGGAAAGGCACTTGGTCTAAAAAAAGAACTGATACTATCAATGATACCCAAATCAATAACCACTCCAATAGGAATTGAACTTTCAAGAAGTTTGGGTGGGAATCCGTCTGTAACAGTTATTGGAATAATGATTACAGGAATCACAGGAGCTATATTTTCGCCATTTATCTGTAAATTTTTTAAAATTGAAAATAAGATATCAAAAGGAATAGGAATAGGAACTGCAAGCCATGCAGTAGGAACTTCCAAGGCAATTGAAATGGGAGAAGTAGAGGGTGCAATGAGTGGTCTTGCAATAGGAATGGCGGGACTAGTGACTATCTTTTTAGTACCAATTTTGATAAAGTTTTTAATTTGA
- a CDS encoding CidA/LrgA family protein — MIVQFLFIFGITYLGELMSTLFNLPIPGTILGMLLMFFLLSTGIIKVKQIEKAANILLINMAIFFLPPGIKLVDSLDSLKGNWLKLIIIAVTTTLITIVVTGKVVDFFIRRKK, encoded by the coding sequence ATGATTGTACAATTTTTATTTATATTTGGAATCACCTATCTCGGGGAGCTAATGAGCACACTATTTAATTTACCAATTCCAGGAACAATATTAGGAATGTTGCTTATGTTTTTTCTTTTAAGTACAGGAATAATAAAAGTAAAACAGATAGAAAAAGCCGCAAATATTTTACTCATAAACATGGCAATATTTTTTCTTCCTCCTGGAATAAAACTTGTTGATTCTCTTGATAGCTTAAAAGGTAACTGGTTAAAATTAATAATAATAGCAGTTACAACAACATTGATAACAATTGTTGTAACAGGTAAAGTTGTAGATTTTTTTATAAGGAGGAAAAAATGA
- a CDS encoding DUF3553 domain-containing protein: MKFVKHIKKQEWGIGEIIETNGYKVTIDFINAGVKLLNRKIAVLEEILDEGEITKYKEDRLLCTLNNKKTKKISVKESFPVEDLIQIFLSVYPKGFYDNNYIENERKYKENLINEFKMNLSEEKLLKSLENKNYSEIAEVSKKLISASKNIHSIEKTNFRKAISEAENQERFIKTMYNLFYTNTRTEEERFTDFKDCLEAINCNKWTIITYFMNMLSPDKYLFLKPKISKKSAEIFSFDISYNMTPNWNTYFKFLKFAEISKKNIEILNPRDYIDIECFMWILVKNLKKAREKA, translated from the coding sequence TTGAAATTTGTCAAACATATAAAAAAACAGGAGTGGGGAATAGGAGAAATAATAGAAACAAATGGTTATAAAGTTACAATTGATTTTATTAATGCTGGAGTTAAGCTTTTAAACAGAAAAATAGCAGTTTTAGAAGAAATTTTAGATGAAGGCGAAATAACAAAATATAAGGAAGACAGACTTTTATGTACATTAAATAATAAAAAAACAAAAAAAATAAGTGTTAAAGAAAGCTTTCCAGTAGAAGACCTGATACAGATTTTTTTATCCGTTTATCCGAAAGGCTTTTATGATAACAATTACATTGAAAACGAGAGAAAATATAAAGAAAATCTGATAAATGAATTTAAAATGAACTTGTCAGAAGAAAAATTATTAAAAAGTTTGGAAAATAAGAATTATTCAGAAATTGCTGAGGTTTCTAAAAAACTTATTTCAGCTAGTAAGAACATTCATAGTATTGAAAAGACCAATTTTAGAAAAGCAATAAGTGAAGCTGAAAACCAGGAAAGGTTTATAAAAACTATGTATAATCTCTTTTATACAAATACTAGAACAGAAGAAGAAAGGTTTACAGATTTTAAGGATTGTTTAGAAGCCATTAATTGCAACAAGTGGACAATAATAACTTACTTTATGAATATGCTAAGTCCAGATAAATACTTATTCCTTAAACCAAAAATTTCAAAAAAATCGGCAGAAATTTTTTCCTTTGATATCAGCTATAATATGACACCTAACTGGAATACTTATTTTAAATTTTTAAAATTTGCCGAAATTTCCAAAAAAAATATTGAAATTTTAAACCCAAGAGATTATATTGATATTGAATGTTTTATGTGGATTCTTGTAAAGAACCTAAAAAAAGCTAGGGAAAAAGCTTAG
- a CDS encoding citrate/2-methylcitrate synthase, whose product MSYYTNKAFKNLIKMAQDNNFIEPEYYDKYNVKKGLRNKNGTGVLVGLTKIGDVRGYDVIDNVKVPKEGALYYRGIEIKDFVKGFQEENRMGFEECIFLLLFGKLPSKYELEEFNLLLDELRFLPEGFTENFLLKLPSKNIMNLLQRSVLFLYSMDDNADDLSVENLVRQSLELIAKIPTIMAYGYHAKEHYFNGKSLFIHPPKRGLSTSENILHMSRYNSKYTKTEAEVLDLCLVLHAEHGGGNNSAFSTHVVSSSGTDTYSAISTAIGSLKGPKHGGANSKVKLMVSNIKDNVTNYENKTKLKNYLIKILSKKAFDKEGLIYGMGHAIYTLSDPRAVLLKEKAYELAKEKNNVKEFQLYSDVEFLTKEIFENSNGKLMSANVDLYSGFIYDMLNIPDNLYTPIFAAARSAGWSAHRIEQILSDKKIIRPAYQHILGNNDYVPLSKR is encoded by the coding sequence TTGTCGTATTATACGAATAAAGCTTTTAAAAATTTAATCAAAATGGCGCAAGATAATAATTTTATCGAACCTGAATATTATGATAAGTACAATGTAAAAAAAGGATTAAGAAATAAAAACGGAACCGGAGTCCTTGTTGGACTGACTAAAATTGGTGATGTACGAGGATATGATGTGATTGATAATGTTAAGGTTCCAAAAGAGGGTGCTTTATATTATAGGGGAATAGAGATAAAAGATTTTGTAAAGGGATTTCAAGAAGAAAATAGAATGGGTTTTGAGGAATGCATTTTCCTACTTCTTTTCGGAAAACTTCCATCAAAATATGAGCTCGAAGAGTTTAATTTATTACTTGATGAATTACGATTTCTTCCAGAGGGATTCACTGAAAACTTCTTGCTGAAACTCCCGAGTAAAAATATTATGAACTTACTTCAAAGAAGTGTACTTTTTTTATATTCTATGGACGATAATGCCGACGATCTCTCTGTTGAAAATTTAGTCAGGCAAAGTCTCGAACTGATTGCTAAAATTCCTACCATAATGGCCTACGGGTATCATGCTAAAGAACATTATTTTAATGGAAAAAGTTTATTCATACATCCTCCTAAAAGGGGTCTTAGTACTTCTGAAAATATTTTACATATGAGCAGATATAACAGTAAGTACACAAAAACTGAAGCAGAAGTTTTGGACCTATGCCTGGTTCTTCATGCCGAACATGGGGGAGGTAACAATTCCGCATTTTCAACTCATGTTGTTTCCTCTAGTGGTACCGACACCTATTCAGCTATTTCCACAGCCATAGGATCTCTTAAGGGGCCCAAGCACGGGGGAGCAAATTCGAAAGTTAAACTGATGGTGAGTAATATCAAGGACAATGTCACAAATTATGAAAATAAAACCAAACTTAAAAACTACCTAATAAAAATACTAAGTAAAAAAGCCTTTGATAAAGAGGGATTAATATATGGTATGGGACACGCTATTTATACCCTCTCAGATCCTAGGGCGGTTCTTTTAAAAGAAAAGGCTTATGAACTTGCCAAAGAAAAAAATAATGTCAAGGAGTTCCAACTTTATAGTGATGTGGAATTCCTTACAAAAGAAATTTTTGAGAATTCAAATGGTAAACTTATGAGTGCCAATGTTGACCTTTATTCTGGATTTATTTATGATATGTTGAACATTCCAGATAATCTTTACACTCCCATTTTTGCAGCTGCTCGTTCTGCAGGGTGGTCAGCACACAGAATTGAACAAATTCTAAGTGATAAAAAAATCATAAGGCCTGCTTATCAACATATTCTAGGCAACAATGATTACGTGCCATTAAGTAAGAGATAA
- a CDS encoding HU family DNA-binding protein — MTKKEFIAKYCENGGFVSKAEAERKLNALLDTIENVLVDGNEVNFIGWGKWEVVERAKRKVRNPQTGKKMTVKAKKVVKFKPGKKLVDKIAN, encoded by the coding sequence ATGACTAAGAAAGAGTTTATAGCAAAGTACTGTGAAAACGGAGGTTTTGTATCTAAGGCTGAAGCTGAAAGAAAATTAAATGCTTTATTAGATACCATTGAAAATGTTTTGGTCGATGGAAACGAAGTCAATTTCATTGGTTGGGGCAAATGGGAAGTTGTAGAAAGAGCCAAAAGAAAAGTAAGAAATCCTCAGACAGGTAAAAAGATGACAGTTAAAGCTAAAAAAGTAGTTAAATTTAAACCTGGTAAAAAGCTAGTAGATAAGATAGCTAACTAA
- the dtd gene encoding D-aminoacyl-tRNA deacylase yields the protein MRVVIQRVSKAQVSVEGKVIGKIDKGFLILLGITHRDNEKDANWLVNKISGLRIFSDENGKMNKSIEDIGGEILLISQFTLYGEARKGRRPSFIDAAKPDVAVPLYNKFTKLVKEKGIRISTGEFGADMKVELLNDGPVTMIIDSPEQ from the coding sequence ATGAGAGTAGTCATACAAAGGGTTTCAAAAGCTCAGGTATCTGTAGAGGGAAAGGTCATTGGAAAAATAGATAAAGGTTTTCTTATTCTACTTGGAATAACACACAGAGACAATGAGAAAGATGCAAATTGGCTTGTTAACAAAATTTCAGGATTAAGAATATTTTCAGATGAAAATGGAAAAATGAACAAATCCATAGAGGATATAGGGGGGGAAATACTTTTAATTTCACAGTTTACATTATATGGAGAGGCTAGAAAAGGAAGACGTCCTAGTTTTATTGATGCTGCTAAACCCGATGTTGCGGTTCCTCTATACAATAAATTTACTAAGCTTGTCAAAGAAAAAGGCATAAGAATTTCAACAGGGGAATTTGGCGCTGACATGAAAGTTGAACTTCTAAATGATGGACCTGTCACTATGATAATTGATTCTCCTGAGCAATAG
- a CDS encoding nicotinate phosphoribosyltransferase yields the protein MDKEILLTEFAKVINSDRYQYTESDVYLMEGLEEQEAIFDMYFRKTEDGGFAVVCGVQEVLHLIKTLNDTSEEEKRKYFSKIIKEKHLLEYLIKMKFTGDVYALRDGEIAYPNEPIITIKAPLIQAKILETPILNTMNLQMVVATKASRVTRAADPIGVSAFGTRRAHGFDSAVSGNKAAYIGGCSSHSNLMTEYKYGIPSIGTMAHSYVQTFGIGRDAEKHAFDVFIKHRRERENNTLILLIDTYNTMGMGIKNAIEAFKENGIDDSYNGIYGIRIDSGDLAYLSKKCRKELDNAGLKKAKIVLTSSLNEELIRSLKEQGACVDSFGVGDAIATSKSNPCFGGVYKIVQINGKPVMKLSEDVFKISNPGFKEVYRIYDNLGAAYADLITLVEKDKDKTKILENNDLVIVDERYDFKRSLLKSGEYTAKKITIQYMKDGVLTEDYKTLLDVKSSRDYYIDNLNNMSEERKRLVNPHKYKIDLSKDLLELKYSLIKKIKSQI from the coding sequence TTGGATAAAGAAATTTTATTGACAGAATTTGCAAAAGTTATTAATTCAGATAGATACCAGTATACAGAGAGTGACGTATATTTGATGGAAGGGCTTGAGGAGCAGGAAGCTATATTTGATATGTATTTTAGAAAAACTGAAGATGGAGGTTTTGCCGTTGTCTGTGGAGTGCAAGAGGTGCTACATCTTATAAAAACATTGAATGACACTTCAGAGGAAGAAAAAAGAAAATATTTTTCAAAAATTATAAAAGAAAAACATCTTTTAGAGTATCTGATTAAAATGAAGTTTACTGGAGATGTATATGCTCTAAGAGACGGAGAGATAGCCTATCCCAACGAACCAATTATAACTATCAAAGCACCATTGATTCAGGCTAAAATATTGGAAACCCCTATACTAAATACAATGAACCTTCAAATGGTAGTGGCTACAAAAGCCTCTAGAGTCACCAGAGCGGCCGACCCTATAGGGGTATCTGCATTTGGCACGAGAAGGGCTCACGGCTTTGATAGTGCCGTATCAGGCAATAAGGCTGCTTATATTGGAGGATGTTCTAGCCATTCTAACCTTATGACTGAGTACAAATATGGAATTCCAAGTATTGGAACCATGGCTCATTCATATGTTCAGACCTTTGGAATAGGAAGAGATGCAGAAAAACATGCTTTTGATGTTTTTATAAAACACAGAAGGGAAAGAGAGAATAATACCCTTATATTGCTAATAGACACTTACAACACCATGGGAATGGGTATAAAGAATGCAATAGAGGCCTTTAAAGAAAATGGAATAGATGATAGCTATAATGGAATCTATGGAATAAGAATTGATTCCGGAGATTTGGCATATTTATCTAAAAAATGCAGAAAAGAGTTGGATAATGCAGGACTTAAAAAAGCAAAAATAGTTTTGACTAGTTCCTTAAATGAGGAGCTCATCAGATCCTTAAAGGAGCAAGGTGCTTGTGTGGATTCCTTTGGTGTCGGTGATGCCATAGCAACAAGTAAATCTAATCCATGCTTTGGAGGAGTATACAAAATTGTCCAGATAAATGGGAAACCTGTGATGAAACTTTCAGAAGATGTGTTTAAAATATCTAATCCTGGATTTAAAGAGGTGTATAGAATTTACGATAACCTCGGTGCTGCCTATGCTGACTTGATAACTCTTGTGGAGAAAGATAAAGATAAAACTAAAATATTGGAGAATAATGACCTCGTAATAGTTGATGAGAGGTATGATTTTAAAAGGAGTCTGTTAAAATCAGGAGAATATACCGCTAAAAAAATAACTATTCAATACATGAAAGACGGGGTTTTAACGGAAGATTATAAGACCTTATTGGACGTTAAAAGTTCACGTGATTATTACATTGACAATTTAAATAACATGTCAGAAGAGAGAAAAAGACTTGTAAATCCACATAAATATAAAATAGATTTATCAAAAGATCTTTTAGAACTTAAGTATTCGCTGATAAAAAAAATTAAAAGTCAAATTTAA
- a CDS encoding M48 family metallopeptidase encodes MKEGKIKTFKKTILYKIIKKSKKNYILRIKDEISIELSIPKRDSYINGVNFISKNIETIEKKIIDYEKRLRIIKPEGTVKFLGKLLPEKGYNLSEREMEEEGIKILLNRVKKWSDIIGVCPLKVRIKPLKSSWGICYSNGNITLNIKLIKADPKIMDYVIIHELCHLLHHNHSKEFWDEVKKYFPDHKEAKKVLKNEGRFY; translated from the coding sequence ATGAAAGAGGGAAAGATAAAAACTTTTAAAAAAACGATATTGTACAAAATAATAAAAAAAAGCAAAAAAAATTATATTCTCAGAATAAAAGATGAAATATCAATAGAATTATCTATACCTAAAAGAGATTCTTATATAAATGGTGTAAATTTTATAAGTAAAAATATAGAAACAATAGAAAAAAAAATAATTGATTATGAGAAAAGGTTAAGAATAATAAAACCAGAGGGTACAGTAAAATTTTTGGGAAAACTCTTACCAGAAAAAGGATATAATCTCAGTGAAAGGGAGATGGAAGAGGAAGGAATAAAAATATTGCTAAATAGAGTAAAAAAATGGAGTGATATTATAGGGGTTTGTCCCTTGAAGGTGAGAATAAAACCGTTAAAAAGTTCCTGGGGAATATGTTACTCAAATGGCAATATAACCTTAAACATAAAATTAATAAAAGCAGATCCTAAAATAATGGACTATGTAATAATACATGAGTTGTGTCATCTTCTTCATCATAACCATTCTAAGGAATTTTGGGATGAGGTAAAAAAATATTTTCCAGACCATAAAGAGGCAAAAAAGGTTTTAAAAAACGAAGGAAGATTTTATTAA
- the mgsA gene encoding methylglyoxal synthase has translation MERIALIAHDKKKDDLVDFVKKHRDFFERFELVSTGTTGGRIIQATDLKVHRYLSGPLGGDQQIGSDIANEKIKVVFFFRDPLTSQPHEPDVQALIRLCDVHKIPVATNKRTAELLIDALINEI, from the coding sequence ATGGAACGTATCGCACTGATTGCTCATGATAAGAAAAAAGATGATTTAGTAGATTTCGTGAAAAAACATAGGGATTTTTTTGAGAGATTTGAACTGGTTTCAACAGGAACAACAGGAGGAAGAATAATCCAGGCTACAGATTTAAAAGTTCATCGATATCTGTCCGGCCCTCTTGGAGGAGACCAGCAGATAGGTTCTGACATTGCCAACGAAAAAATTAAGGTAGTTTTCTTTTTTAGAGATCCTCTGACAAGTCAGCCTCATGAACCTGATGTTCAGGCTCTGATAAGATTATGCGATGTACACAAGATTCCTGTAGCAACAAATAAAAGAACAGCTGAATTATTAATTGACGCTTTAATAAATGAAATTTAA